A DNA window from Chryseobacterium sp. MEBOG06 contains the following coding sequences:
- a CDS encoding LytR/AlgR family response regulator transcription factor → MINCIIVDDEPLAASLLENHISKIDSLKLIGKATNALEAYKVLQNQAVELMFLDIQMPHLNGIDFLKSLPQKPRTIFTTAYRDFAIEGFELEAVDYLLKPITFERFFRSVERILRNTSDVKDDFMIIKTEGIHKKLSLSEIVYFESQGNDVKIVLANQESIISKSKLANLEAALSDKGFVRVHRSFIINTECVTAFSTHEIFLGRYEIPVGRSYKKEYDSFTSVILKNKLL, encoded by the coding sequence ATGATTAACTGCATTATTGTAGACGACGAGCCACTGGCGGCATCATTACTGGAAAATCATATTTCCAAAATTGATAGTTTAAAACTGATTGGAAAAGCAACAAATGCATTGGAAGCTTATAAAGTTCTTCAAAACCAGGCAGTGGAACTTATGTTTCTGGATATTCAGATGCCTCATCTCAACGGAATCGATTTTCTAAAATCTCTACCTCAGAAACCAAGAACTATTTTCACCACCGCTTATCGTGATTTTGCAATTGAAGGTTTTGAGCTCGAAGCTGTAGATTATCTTTTGAAACCCATCACTTTTGAACGCTTCTTCAGATCGGTAGAACGTATACTGAGAAATACATCTGATGTGAAAGATGATTTTATGATCATTAAAACTGAAGGAATCCACAAGAAACTTTCTCTTTCAGAAATCGTTTATTTTGAAAGTCAGGGAAACGATGTGAAAATAGTTCTGGCTAATCAGGAAAGCATTATATCTAAAAGTAAGTTAGCGAATCTCGAAGCAGCACTTTCAGACAAGGGATTTGTAAGAGTTCACAGGTCTTTCATCATCAATACGGAGTGTGTCACCGCTTTCAGTACTCATGAAATATTTCTCGGACGATATGAAATTCCTGTCGGACGAAGTTATAAAAAAGAATATGATTCTTTTACCTCTGTTATTTTAAAGAATAAACTTCTATAA
- a CDS encoding ABC transporter ATP-binding protein codes for MPLQIINLTKKFGEQTALDTINISIDKNEIIGLLGPNGAGKSTLMKSIVGALKIDQGEIIFNGLNISDHEIESKKKIGFLPENNPLYLEMYIKEYLQFVANIHKISESRVDEVIELVGITPEKSKKIGQLSKGYKQRVGLAQAIIHEPDLLILDEPTNGLDPNQIIEIRNVIKEIGQQKTVLLSTHIMQEVEALCSRVILIHQGNILQDCPIDEFKGRFESLEEAFASYTAATK; via the coding sequence ATGCCGCTTCAGATAATCAATCTAACCAAAAAATTTGGTGAACAAACTGCTCTTGACACCATCAACATATCTATTGATAAAAATGAAATCATCGGTCTTCTGGGCCCAAACGGAGCAGGAAAATCAACCCTGATGAAATCCATTGTAGGAGCGTTGAAGATTGATCAGGGAGAAATCATCTTTAACGGTTTAAATATTTCCGATCATGAGATTGAAAGCAAGAAGAAAATTGGATTTCTTCCCGAAAACAATCCACTGTATCTGGAAATGTATATAAAAGAATACCTTCAGTTTGTAGCTAATATTCACAAAATCTCAGAATCCAGAGTAGATGAGGTGATTGAACTGGTAGGAATTACTCCTGAAAAATCAAAGAAAATCGGTCAGCTTTCCAAAGGATACAAACAACGTGTAGGATTGGCACAGGCCATTATTCATGAACCAGACCTTTTGATTCTGGATGAACCTACCAATGGGCTGGATCCCAATCAGATTATAGAAATCAGAAATGTGATCAAAGAAATTGGCCAGCAAAAAACGGTTTTATTATCTACTCACATTATGCAGGAAGTGGAAGCGCTTTGCTCAAGGGTTATTCTTATTCATCAGGGAAATATTCTTCAGGACTGCCCTATTGATGAATTTAAGGGAAGGTTTGAAAGCCTGGAAGAGGCTTTTGCAAGCTATACAGCTGCTACAAAATAA
- a CDS encoding patatin-like phospholipase family protein produces MNFEKVGLVLSGGGTKGIAHAGVLKFLNEKGVAVDILSCCSAGSIVGCLHAIGKTPEEILDFFNSVYFFNWKHFAFNQPGLVSSIIFRNYLKPIFHDMKLGDLDIEVKIVATELVSGTQKIFDKDFEIVDAIIASCSIPGITTPYIIGDEMYCDGGVLNNFPADIIRETCDKLIGVFVSPPNDAKIKDLNSIKAIVSRSYDLLSYRIEKVKFDYCDWFISSQELSTYGTFERGKDRLEQIFNIGYKAADESYEGSGFLTELKQAGT; encoded by the coding sequence ATGAATTTTGAGAAAGTCGGACTTGTTTTATCAGGAGGTGGTACTAAAGGAATCGCCCATGCAGGAGTATTAAAATTCTTGAATGAAAAAGGAGTAGCCGTAGATATCCTTTCTTGTTGCAGTGCAGGATCTATTGTAGGATGCCTTCATGCCATCGGAAAGACTCCGGAAGAAATCCTTGATTTTTTCAATTCGGTTTATTTTTTCAACTGGAAACATTTTGCATTTAACCAGCCGGGGCTGGTATCTTCCATCATTTTCAGAAACTATCTAAAACCTATTTTTCATGATATGAAACTGGGAGATCTGGATATTGAAGTGAAAATTGTAGCCACAGAACTGGTTTCGGGGACTCAGAAGATTTTCGATAAAGATTTCGAAATTGTAGATGCTATTATTGCTTCTTGCTCTATTCCCGGTATCACAACTCCTTATATTATAGGAGATGAAATGTACTGTGATGGGGGAGTCCTGAATAATTTCCCTGCCGATATTATCAGAGAGACCTGTGATAAGCTGATTGGGGTATTTGTTTCCCCTCCCAATGATGCAAAGATTAAAGACCTGAACTCAATCAAAGCCATTGTTTCCCGTTCTTACGACCTTCTTTCCTACAGGATTGAAAAAGTGAAGTTTGATTATTGTGACTGGTTTATTTCCTCTCAGGAATTATCTACTTACGGAACTTTTGAACGGGGAAAAGACCGTTTGGAACAGATTTTTAATATCGGTTACAAAGCTGCGGATGAAAGTTATGAAGGCAGTGGTTTCCTTACAGAATTAAAACAAGCCGGAACATAA
- the lpdA gene encoding dihydrolipoyl dehydrogenase yields the protein MNYDIIVIGSGPGGYVTAIRAAQLGFKTAIIEKENLGGICLNWGCIPTKALLKSAQVFHYINHAEDYGLNKVEASFEFPNVIQRSRGVASKMSKGIEFLMKKNKIDVILGTAKVQKGKKVSVTDKEGKVTEYSGSHIIIATGARSRELPNLPQDGKKVIGYRQALSLPEQPKSMIVVGSGAIGVEFADFYNTMGTKVTVVEFMPNIVPVEDEEVSKHLEKSLKKSGIEIMTNASVESVDTSGEGVKANVKTANGNITLEADMLLSAVGIAANIENIGLEEVGIQTDKGRVLVNEWYETSAPGYYAIGDIIPTQALAHVASAEGITCVEKIKGMHVEKIDYGNIPGCTYCHPEVASVGLTEKQAKEKGYEIKVGKFPLSASGKATANGNTDGFIKVIFDAKYGEWLGCHMIGEGVTDMVAEAVVARKLETTGHEIIKSIHPHPTVSEAIMEAAAAAYGEVIHI from the coding sequence ATGAATTACGATATTATTGTCATTGGAAGTGGTCCTGGTGGATATGTTACTGCGATCAGAGCAGCACAGTTGGGTTTCAAAACCGCAATTATCGAGAAAGAAAACTTAGGAGGAATTTGCTTGAACTGGGGATGTATTCCAACTAAAGCTTTATTGAAATCAGCTCAGGTTTTTCATTATATCAACCATGCTGAAGATTATGGATTGAATAAAGTGGAGGCAAGCTTTGAATTCCCGAATGTGATCCAGAGAAGCCGTGGAGTTGCCAGCAAAATGAGCAAAGGAATCGAATTCTTAATGAAAAAGAATAAGATTGACGTAATTCTTGGTACTGCAAAAGTACAGAAAGGTAAAAAAGTTTCTGTTACAGATAAAGAAGGAAAAGTAACTGAATATTCAGGAAGCCACATTATCATTGCTACAGGAGCTCGTTCAAGAGAATTGCCAAACTTACCGCAGGATGGTAAAAAAGTAATCGGATACAGACAGGCATTGTCTCTTCCTGAGCAGCCAAAATCTATGATTGTTGTAGGTTCTGGAGCTATTGGAGTAGAATTTGCTGATTTCTATAATACAATGGGAACAAAAGTAACTGTTGTTGAATTTATGCCAAATATCGTTCCTGTAGAGGATGAGGAAGTTTCTAAGCACTTAGAAAAATCTCTGAAAAAATCAGGAATTGAAATTATGACCAATGCGTCTGTAGAAAGCGTTGATACAAGTGGCGAAGGTGTAAAAGCTAACGTGAAAACGGCTAACGGAAACATCACGCTGGAGGCTGATATGTTATTATCTGCTGTAGGTATTGCTGCAAACATCGAGAACATCGGACTGGAAGAAGTAGGTATTCAGACAGATAAAGGAAGAGTACTGGTAAACGAGTGGTATGAAACTTCTGCACCGGGTTACTATGCAATCGGAGATATCATTCCTACTCAGGCATTAGCTCACGTTGCTTCTGCTGAAGGAATCACTTGTGTAGAAAAAATCAAAGGAATGCACGTTGAGAAGATCGACTATGGCAATATCCCTGGATGTACTTACTGTCACCCTGAAGTAGCTTCTGTAGGTCTTACTGAGAAGCAGGCTAAAGAAAAAGGATACGAAATCAAAGTTGGTAAATTCCCTCTTTCTGCAAGTGGTAAAGCAACTGCTAACGGGAATACAGACGGGTTTATCAAAGTAATTTTCGATGCTAAATATGGTGAATGGTTAGGATGCCACATGATTGGAGAAGGAGTAACGGATATGGTAGCTGAGGCTGTTGTAGCAAGAAAACTTGAAACTACAGGTCATGAGATTATCAAGTCTATCCACCCGCACCCAACTGTTTCAGAAGCCATCATGGAAGCAGCAGCAGCAGCTTATGGTGAAGTGATCCACATTTAA
- a CDS encoding TIGR01777 family oxidoreductase, which produces MKIIIAGGTGFLGGNLEKYFTEKGNQVYILTRKPMRKNEISWNAETIGDWKKTLENADVLINLTGKSVDCRYHDKNKQEIFSSRINSTKVLQEAVNECLNPPKIWMNASSATIYVHSEKHLNTEENGIIGDDFSMNICKSWENEFFKTENQGIRKAALRTSIVLGNNGGAFPKLKMITKLGLGGKQGRGDQMVSWIHISDFCKAIEWIIQNEHISGPINVTAPEPLSNGSMMQKLRKALKRSFGLDAPVWQLEIASLFLGTETELLLKSRNVYPEKLIKSEFRFSYLDFDKALVNLLNP; this is translated from the coding sequence ATGAAAATAATCATAGCCGGAGGAACCGGATTTCTTGGCGGAAACCTTGAAAAATACTTTACAGAAAAAGGAAATCAGGTATATATTCTGACCAGAAAACCGATGCGTAAAAATGAAATCTCCTGGAATGCAGAAACCATAGGAGATTGGAAAAAGACCCTTGAAAATGCAGATGTGCTGATCAATCTCACCGGAAAATCTGTGGATTGCCGGTATCATGATAAAAACAAACAGGAAATTTTCTCTTCAAGAATCAACAGTACTAAAGTTTTGCAGGAAGCAGTAAATGAATGTTTAAACCCGCCAAAGATCTGGATGAATGCCAGCTCAGCAACCATTTATGTACATTCCGAAAAACATCTGAATACAGAAGAAAACGGAATTATCGGAGACGACTTTTCAATGAATATATGCAAAAGCTGGGAGAACGAATTTTTTAAAACCGAAAATCAGGGCATAAGAAAAGCAGCTCTTCGTACTTCTATTGTTCTTGGAAATAACGGAGGTGCTTTTCCAAAACTGAAAATGATTACCAAACTGGGCTTAGGAGGAAAACAAGGAAGAGGAGACCAGATGGTAAGCTGGATTCATATCAGTGATTTCTGTAAAGCGATAGAATGGATTATTCAAAATGAACATATTTCAGGGCCTATCAATGTAACTGCTCCTGAACCTTTATCAAACGGATCTATGATGCAGAAATTAAGAAAAGCATTAAAAAGATCTTTTGGGCTGGATGCTCCGGTTTGGCAGCTGGAAATAGCCTCCCTGTTTCTGGGAACAGAAACAGAACTGCTCTTAAAAAGCCGTAATGTTTACCCTGAAAAACTGATAAAGAGCGAATTCCGGTTTTCTTATCTGGATTTTGATAAAGCCCTTGTTAACCTGCTGAACCCCTAA
- a CDS encoding YqjF family protein: protein MNFLRAEWRKLAIANYEIDPGLLMKYLPEGTEIDFYKGKCYVSLVGFMFLNTKLLGFPIPFHRNFEEVNLRFYVKKKENERWKRGVVFIKEIVPKPALSLVANSVYKENYHTMPMKNSIMEKDEELLIKYSWKDKSWYSIQITAEKKAQAMKADSEFEFITEHYWGFTKTKSTTSEYEVCHPKWDCYFVKDHQLDIDFQKIYGNDFDCLNRQEPVSVMLAEGSEIQVKKKKHIV, encoded by the coding sequence ATGAATTTTTTACGGGCAGAATGGAGAAAATTGGCCATTGCCAATTACGAAATTGATCCTGGATTATTAATGAAATACCTTCCTGAAGGTACAGAGATTGATTTTTATAAAGGAAAATGCTACGTCAGTTTAGTGGGATTCATGTTTTTGAATACGAAACTGTTAGGCTTTCCCATTCCTTTTCACCGGAATTTTGAAGAGGTCAATCTAAGATTTTATGTAAAGAAAAAAGAAAATGAAAGATGGAAAAGAGGAGTGGTATTTATCAAGGAAATAGTTCCGAAACCTGCATTAAGTCTGGTAGCAAACTCTGTATACAAAGAAAATTATCATACCATGCCGATGAAGAATAGTATTATGGAGAAGGATGAGGAGCTGCTGATCAAATACTCGTGGAAGGATAAAAGCTGGTATTCTATTCAGATCACAGCTGAAAAGAAAGCTCAGGCAATGAAAGCAGATTCAGAATTTGAATTTATCACAGAACATTACTGGGGTTTTACCAAAACAAAAAGCACAACTTCAGAATATGAAGTCTGCCATCCGAAATGGGATTGCTATTTCGTAAAAGACCATCAGTTGGATATTGATTTTCAGAAGATCTATGGAAATGATTTTGATTGTCTGAACCGTCAGGAACCTGTTTCAGTAATGCTGGCAGAAGGTTCTGAAATTCAGGTGAAAAAAAAGAAACATATAGTGTAA
- a CDS encoding SRPBCC family protein, giving the protein MSTIYLNTLIKADIHYVFDLARNIDLHQQSTAKTNEKAIAGRTSGLIEKNETVTWRAKHLGVYQNLTTKIVSMEAPNQFTDEMQKGAFKSLKHQHIFKSVNGKTLMTDVFEFESPLGIIGKLFNALFLTDYLRKFLLQRNELIKAVAESSTHEGIAIF; this is encoded by the coding sequence ATGTCAACAATCTATTTAAACACCCTTATCAAAGCAGATATTCACTATGTTTTTGATCTGGCAAGAAATATTGATCTGCATCAGCAGTCAACTGCAAAAACAAATGAAAAAGCAATCGCCGGACGTACCTCAGGCCTGATTGAAAAAAATGAAACCGTCACCTGGAGAGCAAAACATCTGGGAGTGTATCAGAATCTCACTACAAAAATTGTCAGTATGGAGGCTCCCAATCAATTTACAGATGAAATGCAGAAGGGAGCTTTTAAATCGCTCAAGCATCAGCACATTTTTAAATCTGTAAACGGAAAAACCCTGATGACCGATGTCTTTGAATTTGAATCTCCATTGGGAATAATAGGAAAGCTTTTTAATGCTCTTTTTCTTACGGATTATCTTAGAAAATTCCTGTTACAAAGAAATGAATTAATAAAAGCCGTTGCAGAATCTTCTACTCATGAGGGGATAGCAATTTTTTAA
- a CDS encoding GbsR/MarR family transcriptional regulator, with protein MQLSEAKEKYIQTWGTFATNWGINRTMAQVHALLLASGKPLSTDEVMEQLEISRGNANMNLRALIDWGIVRKEFVKGDRKEYFVAEKDVWYLFKQITKERRKREIEPVISFLEDLKNIEDNDSEEAKEFIKLMNDFSSVTGKINNIMDLAIKSDDHWLVGKITNLLK; from the coding sequence ATGCAACTTTCAGAAGCAAAAGAAAAATATATTCAGACCTGGGGAACCTTTGCTACCAATTGGGGAATCAACCGGACAATGGCACAGGTACATGCTCTGCTTTTGGCAAGTGGCAAGCCGCTTTCTACCGATGAGGTGATGGAACAACTGGAGATATCAAGAGGAAATGCCAATATGAATCTTCGTGCTTTGATAGACTGGGGAATTGTAAGAAAAGAATTTGTAAAAGGAGATCGGAAAGAATATTTTGTAGCAGAAAAAGATGTATGGTATCTCTTCAAACAGATTACCAAAGAACGCAGAAAAAGAGAAATTGAACCTGTTATCTCTTTCCTTGAAGACTTAAAGAATATTGAAGATAATGATTCAGAAGAAGCAAAGGAATTTATCAAGCTTATGAATGATTTCAGCTCTGTCACCGGGAAGATCAACAATATCATGGATCTGGCGATAAAAAGTGATGATCATTGGTTGGTAGGGAAGATTACCAACTTATTGAAATAA